A genomic segment from Canis aureus isolate CA01 chromosome 4, VMU_Caureus_v.1.0, whole genome shotgun sequence encodes:
- the DNAJB12 gene encoding dnaJ homolog subfamily B member 12 isoform X3 — protein sequence MESNKDEAERCISIALKAIQSNQPDRALRFLEKAQRLYPTPRVRALIESLNQKPQSASDRPSPTDTTHRKAGGTDAPSANGEAGGGESTKGYTAEQVAAVKRVKQCKDYYEILGVSRGASDEDLKKAYRKLALKFHPDKNHAPGATEAFKAIGTAYAVLSNPEKRKQYDQFGDDKSQAARHGHGHGDFHRGFEADISPEDLFNMFFGGGFPSSNVHVYSNGRMRYTYQQRQDRRENQGDGGLGVFVQLMPILILILVSALSQLMVSSPPYSLSPRPSVGHVHRRITDHLNVVYYVADSFSKEYTGSSLKTVERNVEDDYIANLRNNCWKEKQQNHEIPGEFLVTCTEPR from the exons ATGGAATCCAACAAGGATGAAGCCGAGCGCTGTATTAGCATCGCCCTCAAGGCCATCCAGAGCAACCAGCCCGACCGGGCGCTCCGCTTCCTGGAGAAGGCGCAGCGGCTGTACCCGACGCCGCGAGTCCGCG CCCTGATCGAGTCCCTCAACCAGAAGCCACAGTCTGCCAGTGACCGTCCCTCACCCACAGACACGACCCACAGGAAAGCTGGTGGGACCGACGCCCCCTCGGCCAACGGAGaagctggaggaggagagagcacCAAAGGCTACACCGCAGAGCAAGTAGCAGCAGTGAAAAG ggtCAAGCAGTGTAAAGATTACTATGAGATCCTGGGGGTGAGCAGAGGAGCCTCCGACGAGGACCTGAAGAAGGCCTACCGCAAGCTGGCCCTCAAGTTCCACCCGGACAAGAACCACGCGCCCGGGGCCACTGAGGCTTTCAAAG CCATTGGCACAGCATATGCAGTACTTAGTAACCCAGAGAAAAGGAAGCAATATGACCAGTTTGGTGATGACAAGAGCCAGGCAGCCCGACATGGCCATGGACATGGGGACTTCCACCGTGGCTTTGAGGCTGACATCTCCCCGGAGGACCTCTTCAACATGTTCTTTGGCGGTGGCTTCCCGTCTA GTAACGTCCACGTCTACAGCAACGGCCGCATGCGCTATACCTACCAGCAAAGGCAGGACCGCAGGGAGAACCAGGGTGAC GGCGGGCTGGGGGTGTTTGTTCAGCTGATGCCCATCCTCATCCTGATCCTCGTGTCGGCTCTCAGCCAGCTCATGGTCTCCAGCCCCCCGTacagcctgagcccaaggcc GTCAGTGGGCCATGTCCACAGGCGGATCACTGACCACCTGAATGTCGTCTACTACGTGGCAGACAGCTTCTCTAAGGAGTACACAGGCTCCAGCCTCAAAACAGTTGAACGGAACGTGGAAGACGATTATATCGCCAACCTCCGAAACAACTGctggaaggagaagcagcaaa ACCATGAAATCCCTGGAGAATTTTTGGTGACATGCACTGAGCCAAGGTGA
- the DNAJB12 gene encoding dnaJ homolog subfamily B member 12 isoform X2, whose translation MESNKDEAERCISIALKAIQSNQPDRALRFLEKAQRLYPTPRVRALIESLNQKPQSASDRPSPTDTTHRKAGGTDAPSANGEAGGGESTKGYTAEQVAAVKRVKQCKDYYEILGVSRGASDEDLKKAYRKLALKFHPDKNHAPGATEAFKAIGTAYAVLSNPEKRKQYDQFGDDKSQAARHGHGHGDFHRGFEADISPEDLFNMFFGGGFPSSNVHVYSNGRMRYTYQQRQDRRENQGDGGLGVFVQLMPILILILVSALSQLMVSSPPYSLSPRPSVGHVHRRITDHLNVVYYVADSFSKEYTGSSLKTVERNVEDDYIANLRNNCWKEKQQKEGLLYRARYFGDTDMYHKAQRMGTPSCSRLSEVQASLHG comes from the exons ATGGAATCCAACAAGGATGAAGCCGAGCGCTGTATTAGCATCGCCCTCAAGGCCATCCAGAGCAACCAGCCCGACCGGGCGCTCCGCTTCCTGGAGAAGGCGCAGCGGCTGTACCCGACGCCGCGAGTCCGCG CCCTGATCGAGTCCCTCAACCAGAAGCCACAGTCTGCCAGTGACCGTCCCTCACCCACAGACACGACCCACAGGAAAGCTGGTGGGACCGACGCCCCCTCGGCCAACGGAGaagctggaggaggagagagcacCAAAGGCTACACCGCAGAGCAAGTAGCAGCAGTGAAAAG ggtCAAGCAGTGTAAAGATTACTATGAGATCCTGGGGGTGAGCAGAGGAGCCTCCGACGAGGACCTGAAGAAGGCCTACCGCAAGCTGGCCCTCAAGTTCCACCCGGACAAGAACCACGCGCCCGGGGCCACTGAGGCTTTCAAAG CCATTGGCACAGCATATGCAGTACTTAGTAACCCAGAGAAAAGGAAGCAATATGACCAGTTTGGTGATGACAAGAGCCAGGCAGCCCGACATGGCCATGGACATGGGGACTTCCACCGTGGCTTTGAGGCTGACATCTCCCCGGAGGACCTCTTCAACATGTTCTTTGGCGGTGGCTTCCCGTCTA GTAACGTCCACGTCTACAGCAACGGCCGCATGCGCTATACCTACCAGCAAAGGCAGGACCGCAGGGAGAACCAGGGTGAC GGCGGGCTGGGGGTGTTTGTTCAGCTGATGCCCATCCTCATCCTGATCCTCGTGTCGGCTCTCAGCCAGCTCATGGTCTCCAGCCCCCCGTacagcctgagcccaaggcc GTCAGTGGGCCATGTCCACAGGCGGATCACTGACCACCTGAATGTCGTCTACTACGTGGCAGACAGCTTCTCTAAGGAGTACACAGGCTCCAGCCTCAAAACAGTTGAACGGAACGTGGAAGACGATTATATCGCCAACCTCCGAAACAACTGctggaaggagaagcagcaaa AGGAAGGCTTGCTGTACCGGGCCCGCTACTTCGGTGACACAGATATGTACCACAAAGCACAGCGGATGGGCACCCCGAGCTGTAGCCGACTGTCAGAGGTGCAGGCCTCCCTGCATGGATAG
- the DNAJB12 gene encoding dnaJ homolog subfamily B member 12 isoform X1, which translates to MESNKDEAERCISIALKAIQSNQPDRALRFLEKAQRLYPTPRVRALIESLNQKPQSASDRPSPTDTTHRKAGGTDAPSANGEAGGGESTKGYTAEQVAAVKRVKQCKDYYEILGVSRGASDEDLKKAYRKLALKFHPDKNHAPGATEAFKAIGTAYAVLSNPEKRKQYDQFGDDKSQAARHGHGHGDFHRGFEADISPEDLFNMFFGGGFPSSNVHVYSNGRMRYTYQQRQDRRENQGDGGLGVFVQLMPILILILVSALSQLMVSSPPYSLSPRPSVGHVHRRITDHLNVVYYVADSFSKEYTGSSLKTVERNVEDDYIANLRNNCWKEKQQKEGLLYRARYFGDTDMYHKAQRMGTPSCSRLSETMKSLENFW; encoded by the exons ATGGAATCCAACAAGGATGAAGCCGAGCGCTGTATTAGCATCGCCCTCAAGGCCATCCAGAGCAACCAGCCCGACCGGGCGCTCCGCTTCCTGGAGAAGGCGCAGCGGCTGTACCCGACGCCGCGAGTCCGCG CCCTGATCGAGTCCCTCAACCAGAAGCCACAGTCTGCCAGTGACCGTCCCTCACCCACAGACACGACCCACAGGAAAGCTGGTGGGACCGACGCCCCCTCGGCCAACGGAGaagctggaggaggagagagcacCAAAGGCTACACCGCAGAGCAAGTAGCAGCAGTGAAAAG ggtCAAGCAGTGTAAAGATTACTATGAGATCCTGGGGGTGAGCAGAGGAGCCTCCGACGAGGACCTGAAGAAGGCCTACCGCAAGCTGGCCCTCAAGTTCCACCCGGACAAGAACCACGCGCCCGGGGCCACTGAGGCTTTCAAAG CCATTGGCACAGCATATGCAGTACTTAGTAACCCAGAGAAAAGGAAGCAATATGACCAGTTTGGTGATGACAAGAGCCAGGCAGCCCGACATGGCCATGGACATGGGGACTTCCACCGTGGCTTTGAGGCTGACATCTCCCCGGAGGACCTCTTCAACATGTTCTTTGGCGGTGGCTTCCCGTCTA GTAACGTCCACGTCTACAGCAACGGCCGCATGCGCTATACCTACCAGCAAAGGCAGGACCGCAGGGAGAACCAGGGTGAC GGCGGGCTGGGGGTGTTTGTTCAGCTGATGCCCATCCTCATCCTGATCCTCGTGTCGGCTCTCAGCCAGCTCATGGTCTCCAGCCCCCCGTacagcctgagcccaaggcc GTCAGTGGGCCATGTCCACAGGCGGATCACTGACCACCTGAATGTCGTCTACTACGTGGCAGACAGCTTCTCTAAGGAGTACACAGGCTCCAGCCTCAAAACAGTTGAACGGAACGTGGAAGACGATTATATCGCCAACCTCCGAAACAACTGctggaaggagaagcagcaaa AGGAAGGCTTGCTGTACCGGGCCCGCTACTTCGGTGACACAGATATGTACCACAAAGCACAGCGGATGGGCACCCCGAGCTGTAGCCGACTGTCAGAG ACCATGAAATCCCTGGAGAATTTTTGGTGA